The sequence ACTTCCGTGAATTTGAATTTTCCAAAATCAACTCTGGTTAGCTCTAAATAATCAACTAACCCATATATTTGAACAAAGAGATAACTGACATCCACAGTCATGCAACTGATTCACTCAAATCTTCATCTATAACGAGCATCAAATGGTATAACGATATCTCTAAGAAGCAATACCTGTCCAAGCAAACAAATGGCAATGTATTAGAACActcattttcaaataaaagaaaaacatttactAGAAATAGAACCAAAAAGGAATTCATGGACATTTCAAGCATAGTCAGACAAAAAagtgagagaaaaataaaacataaaaattccaGACAATAATCATCAAACActgaatattgaaaaatatatgtgagGACATCTAACAAACATTATCACTAGTCTTCTTCAGAGATACAAAGAAGAGCAAagtttcttgttgttttgtaCTTCAACAGATCAAACCAAGACATTTTATGTCTAGGAGAGCTAATTACTCATATTGATAGATGAGCAAATATACCCCATCACAGAATGAAGCAGTCAAAGTTcatgtaaaaagaaaaagaacaaaagcacCATCAGTCATCTGCACGCACATTTTAAAAACCAGGACAGgaatagaaattatatatattacacaaGCCCACAAAATTGAAGCATTACACATAGGAATAAGCTGCTGTCAGGAAAACCTGACATGTAAAAGTTCACTGGTCAAGCTTAAAAGGGACTAGGATGAGCTTCCTTTGAGATGATACACACTGGTATATGGTGCTCATGGCATAATATGCATACAGTTTGATATTCCTATTGTGGCTGAAATTCCACCATCAGTAAGCAGGCATATACAATTATACACAtagcttgttttattttaacccTTGATGTCCATGATTATGGCATCAAAAGTGCAGAACAGTAAATTTTGAGATCTCATCATACTTGTTCTGTCTGATGCAGACACGATCAAATTTATGAGGACACCAACTAATCATGCTATCCTAATAAGTGGCTACCACAAATACTATAAAAGACAACTCAAGCCACATCATGCCACAATTGGAAAAGATCATCTTAATAGCACTGAAGATGTAAACTGAAGCAGCAAACGTTAAAGACAAATTCTGATAAGGTCATTAGAATATATCCGTAGAGTTGTGCTGCCTTAGCAAGGATGACTGTTTAAGAGGTGAGGAGAGCAAGAGAACATTACCATGGACCTCTGCCTCAAAATCAAACCAGAAAAGTATTGTTTCTAAGACCACAACGAAACTCCTGAGCATTTGTTGATATCAGATGAGTACATTCAATCGGACAGGTGGCTCATTATTTTGATGTATCATCTCTTCCAACAGAAGAAGATGATTCTGTGGACACTGAAAACTTTGCCCAAAGGATATGTTTAACTCAAGTGCTGCTAGTGTTTCATGGCTAGAAACACTAACAATTAAAATGAGTATTTCATATTAACGGAAGAATCATGTGACATGAAGCAACTGAACAAGGCAACCATCCCTCAAGATAAATTACACTCACAAAGAGACTCACTCAACATGTGAAGCAATTGAATGATTCAAAAGATCCTCCTAATAGGCAATACCCGTTATCCTAATGAATAAAAGCGTATTGAGGAAAGTCTTTCAAAATTAAGTAACTGGAGGAAACACCTTAATTATTTCTTTGCAGGAAAAGTTCCAAATTACTAATACcaacaaaaaattaatcttcTGCCTCATTATTAGTTTCAATGATGCAAATTTCTTACTAAAGGCATATGACAAACAAATAAACttgtatttatttcttaataaatGCCAAACAAATCCTAAAAAAGGCATATGGCACCTGTCCAATGGACAATAAACTTGTATTTACTCATGAGAGGACAAGCATCCTTTGAATAGATTTACCAGACACAAGCAGTCCAACACATTATCAGTACACAATAAATTTACATTATCTTTATATGTCATCAAAATTCAAGCAAATGCATGACTCCTCACTTGAAATAAGAATTCAAAATCAACTAGTAGTTTAAAAGTACCTATGTATTTATGTTGGGCATTCATTTTGttctatattaattattttaaaattgtaaaaatacataAGCAACATAGCACCCACCTTCTGggggaaaaatataataagcaaCCAAAATAATCTCATTTTGTAAGACCAACACATATCATCTCCATCTTCTTAAAGTAAAACAAACTAAGTGAAACAAGCTAAGTGACCATCATATGGATTTGTGAATTGTATTATGGTAATCAGATTGTAAACCAGAAATGTGCAtacatttcatttgtatttcaTCAATTGCATATTTTAAATTCCCTTTTCTTATGGGTTCAAAGAATGATGCCGGACGGTTTCTTAGAATCTAATGGCAAAAATAAATTCTCATATAACACTCGTAGTTCAGAAAGAGTGAGAGCTTTTGGATGATAGTTCTAAGGGAAGAAATTATGAGAGAATCAGACAATTCAATATTCAAAAATTACATACAGGGCTGATGAAATTGAACAACTTGATGGAAGGAATACATTGTTAAATATCCATATTAATGGTCACCACTTGTGCACATATACTGAACAAAGAGGCAATGAAGTCTTAGCTAAGTAGCTAACCAAACAGACTGAAATTTCAGTtatatacaaaaacataaattttctaACGTTCTTAAAAAAGTAGTTATGGGATATAAGAAAAGCAATCAATTAAACCAAAGAATCTCTCACCTCTATTATGCTGCCTATTGGTAACACTATAACCTGCTGCATAACCAGCGGAATCCTTGGTGGTAACATCTGAAGTTGCACCACCAAGGCCATAACCAAATGGCCCAGAAGCATCAAGGTCACTGGATCCTGACCGCCAGGTAGGGTCTCCATAGACTGAACTACTGCCATATAGATCTGCATACTTTCCTCCATAACTGTCACCCGGATCATTCAATGAAGTGGTAGCAGGAACAGTTGCAGAGCTCCTTCCGAAGCTGTTGCCACCAAGGCCAAAACTATTGCCACCACTTCCAAAACCAAGATTCTCTCCAGCATAACTAGCATTGCTAACTCCACCCTGGGCTGATATAGGAGGAGAGGACCCTCCCCAGTTCAGACTACTACTACCAAAGGCTCCAAGGTCTCCACTTCCGGAGGTCATGTAAGCACTAGAATTCATAGAGTTTGTGGTAAAGTTAAGACCACCGTTGCCCCACACATTACGACCAATTGAACCAATACCTGTTCCAGTACCAAGATTACCTCCACCGTAACCAATGGCACTAGCATATCTACTTGGGCTCCCACCATAATAAGCACCCAGGCCACGACCATAACTAACACTGTTATTGTAATTTGAATTTCCTCCAAAGCTCGAGTTGAACCCTGGCTCAAAGTTCATCCCCATTCCATATCCAGCACCAAACGCAGGGTAGCCATTTCGTCCACTGGCAAGTGGACTGAACCTAGCTTCTGTCCTCATCCCATAGCCAGCTAAGGAACTTGGACTGAATCCTTGAGGAAACCCATTAATAAAGCTATTAATTCTATGCATACCATAATTGTATCCAGTAAATGGTGAGCGAATAACAGGCCCTGGCGACAGCTCCTTTGGAACAGCCCTCTTGACCTCGACCATTTTACCATTCAGCTCATGGAAGGTTTTGAACAATGCCTTGTCAACTGAGTCCTCTGATTCAAATGTAATGAATCCAAAACCTCTTGGTCTCTGGGTGCTGTGATCATACATAACAACAACATCCGAGATAGGCCCAAACTGAAGGAAGTACTTCTTAAAATCATCCCCTGTTATGCTGGATGGCAGGCCTCCTACGAATATCTTCTTGGTGCGAGCAGGGCCAGGAGAGCCATGAACACTGCTGGTTTGCCTGCCAAGGATGTTTTGATCATCCCTGGGAATGGCCTTTTTGGCTTCCACCTGGAGAAAATTGTCAAACCAATGCAACATaatttatacatgtatgtaAACCTCCACAAATAGATCTGTCACAATTGGTTGAATTCAGAGAATATAATCAGAAGTAGATCAAAATGTAACATTTTAGGATCTGGCctattaaaatttgattcaGATGTGTAACAATTCCCGCAtctaattcttattttattttatttatggtcTACTGTCTCAGATGAAATCAGAATATAAAGATGAGAATGAATGTTTACCAGTCTACCATCAATCATATGCTTCTCCATAACAACTCGCTCGGCAACAGCAGGGTCAGCGAAGACAATGAAACCGAATCCTCGGGCTCGGCCAGTGGTCCGGTCCTTCATGATGACAGCCTCCACCACCTCCCCGAACCTACTAAAGTAATCCCGAAGGCGGTCTTCATTGGTATCCCAGGAGATGCCACCAATGAAGAGCTTGCCGTGATCGGACTCCATCGTGGCGCGTCTAGTCCTGTAACACAATTCATGCATACAAATccgattcaaaacaaaaacagatGGAGACACAGCAACTCAtagattttcttcttttccaacAAATCTTCGTCCTGGATAAGATAGATCGTATCGGATCCAATCCAGACAAAAGAGAATTTGCAGGAGAAACACAAAAATCTAGATTTTGCCGTTCAAGCATCAACTGAGTTGTCCATAAGACGATCTACATACATCATGGATCCAAGAGACAGAGAAGTATatacaaaaacacacaaagaaaATTAAGGCAAAAAGTCAATCCGGGATCTGGGAACCGAACAACGATGGAGAAACGGATTCGTCCTCGGATCGAGAttggaaaacaagaagaagcgCAAGGAAAAGATTGCTCACCGATCTGTGACGATGCGGAAGGTGAGGAAGAGGCCCTCTGATGGTGGCTTAGGATCTGGAAGTGGGCATCCGAACAACAACAGAGGGCCTCTGCATTGATATTGATAGGTTCGTatggagaaggaaaagagaagcaATAATTCGTTATCAAGtttgttcttctttctctccttcctttcttccttccttccttccttccttccttccCAGTTGAATTGATAAGAGAGAGAAGGGGGTGGAGAGGAAGGGGCTATAAATGATGAAtgagagacaagagagagaatGAACCGAGTTTataaatagagagagagagaaagagagagaaggaaaTCTCTGCCGCACAAGAAATGGGGAGAGGGAGGTGGGGGGGCTTtcttgtctctctctctctctctctagtctATGTGCCATTGCCTGCCAAACAACGCACCCCATGACCCAACCCGTTGTTTTTCAATCCGATCAGATCGGATCAGTGGATTTGCAACCTCTCCTCTTTCCATTTCCACGTTACTAATACAATTAACCCATCTTTTATACATCTGGCATGCTTGTAGTATGCTGAATCGTCACATTTCAGCATGTCAATCAAccgctttttcttttttttttttaatttaatttatcataCTATGGTTTTGGCCCAAAGTTATACATGActaaatatttactttaaaaaaaactaatgtagttattttttatttttttttatttttactacgTGTACATTTGATTAGTGAAACTCTGATAGTTCACATTCTCCATTCAGAATGGAACCTCAGTGGGCAAGAAAGGAGAGCTTTATCAGACTCTTTGATGGAATGATAGAAGAACCACATCCAAAATAATCAGCACACATTACATTCCACCAATCACTGTCAACCAAAAGCAAGTACTTTGAATTTAGTAATAagagaattaaattaaagatTGGTTAACTCGATCTCATACAACCATTTATTGTCAAAATGCAGGTAGATAGAAGCACAACGTTGTAGGCTTTGCCCAGCTAGCTGCTTGATCTTCTTCATCTACTCCTAACACTAACAGCATAGTTTTAGGCTTTGCACCTGAAATTCTGGAAATAGaagaacattgaaattgaggatggGTGATAATAAAACCAAGGCTAGAGTCCAATGACAATTTGATGCTTGTTCTGTCAAAGGATTAAGTCAAAACATTGAGTCATATCCTTGGCGTTTAATTTGTTCTAACtagaaaaaaagatataaaaaacattgaataatGTTGGTCATTTTTCTATGACTGCGGCCACTAATTTTGATTCATCATGTAAATATTGAAATCATCAGAGCAGGTATTCTGAGAGAAGGCATGCAGCTACCTTTAAGAAGGTCATTATATATCCTTTGCCAATTGGCATGGTGAGAAAGGTGCACAAACATTTCTTGATACAATTAATCATCATTTTTGTAGAATCAATACTTGATGCaagcaaaaaaaggaaaagacaaGAGTGTGTTAAAACATGGCCTCTTTCTTTATCTCCTGAGAATGTTAAACCACCACATTTGAAAGGATGGTGAGAGTGTTCTATTTATAATCATTTACATAACTattacaaatcaaatcatatcaCACGAGAAAGGAAGGACTattacaaatcaaatcatatcaaaCGACAAAGGAAAGAATGAATATAAAAGATTAGCATATAATCAAGGGTCATATATGGAAAAACCTTAATTAAAGGCTACGTATCCTCAACCCCCCGCCCCGCCCTCGCCCTCGCGCAAGCTAAGCGTCAGATTGGAACGAACGTGAAGCTTGGATcggaaaaattcaaaaagaggtCGAGAAACACTTTTGGCGAAGATGTCAGCAACCTGGAGATGGGATGGCACATGCTGGGTGCGAAGTTTGCAGGCAACAACGAGTTCCCGAAGGAAATAGTAATCTAATTCAACATGCTTGGCCCACTTGTGCAAAACGGGATTGGAGCTTAAAAAGATAGCGCTTTTGTTGTCACATAAGAGTATAGGCTGTTGTGGAATAGGGATCTTGAGGTCATGCAGAAGATGCATAAGCCAAAGAAGTTCAGCAGCAGTTACGGCAAGAGCCCGATACTCAGATTCACAGCTGGAGCGTGAGACAGTAGGTTGCTTCTTTGCACTCCAAGAAACTAAATTACTGCCAAGATAAATACAGTAGCCAGATGTGGACCGACGAGTATCGGGACATCTAGCTCAGTCAACATCTGAGTAAGCTACTAGTGCACCTGGAACAATGGATGGACGAAAGGTAAGGCCAGAGTGGAGTGTGCCCTTAACATAGCGAAGAATACATTTGACAGCAAGAAAATGATCTGTAGTAGGGGCGTGCAAAAATTGGCTAACAGAATTTACAGCATGGGCAATATCTGGACGCGTAATGGTTAAGTACTGAAGGGCACCAACAAGAGATCGATAGAGAATAGGATCAGAGAATGGAGAACCATCAGCAATAAGGTGTTGGGATATAACCATCTGGGTGTGAATAGGTTTGTTGTCGAGCAATTGAGCACGAGTAAAAATATCTCGAGCATATTTTAACTGACTAATAAATAGACCATCAGGAGTGGGCGTAGCTTCAAGGCCAAGAAAGTAACTGAGAGAGCCCAAATCCTTGGTAGCAAACTCAGAGTGAAGCTGGCGAATAAAGCTGTTAAGAAGAGATGGGTTGTTGCCAGTAACAATGTTGTCATCAACATAAATGAGCAAATAAATAAGACTAGACTCctgatgaaaaacaaaaagagaggtGTTAGCGCGACTGCAAGAAAAACCAAGTTTGAGAAGAAATGAGCTGAAACGTTGAAACCAGGCACGAGGAGCTTGCTTTAAACCATAGAGGGCTTTCTTCAACAGACAAACATGAGTTGGAAAGTGAGGATCAATATACGCAGGAGGTTGTCCATATAAACATGCTCAGTAAGGGTGCCATTGAGGAAAGCATTTTTGACATCAAGTTGCCGAAGAGGCCATTTATTTGTGACAGTAAGAGAAAGTACAACACGGACAGTAGTGGCTTTGACAACCAGACTGAAGGTGTCAGTGTAGTCAAGACCGGGTATCTGGGTATAACCTTTAGCAACAAGGCGAGCCTTGAGACGCTCAACGGATCCATTTGGCAAATATTTAGTATGAAACACCCATTTTGAGCCCCATAATGTTGGTATTGGCAGGGCGAGGAaccaaaatccaagtaccattTTGTTGTAAAGCTTAAACTTCTTCATCCATGGCAGCAAGCCAAGAAGGATTCTTAGTAGCAGATTTGAATCCTTTTTGGCTCAATGGATGCAAGAAGAGCAAAAAGAAGTCCAAAGGAGCCCAAGACACCAAGATTTGCTGGATGACGAGTCTTGAAAAATACCAGGTTTTGCTCGAGTGATCATAGGATGAGAGCCCAAGGAAGAAGAGGAATTGGCAGCAGGCTCAATAGAAGGCGAACTGGAAACTGAGGATGGCAAAGAGGATCCTGAAATAGAATTATCAACTTGCACAGACTCATCCACAAGGTATGAACAAATATTACACGGAGAGGAGCTGGATCGAGGAATATACGGGGAAGGAGATGCAGGGGAAAGGGGGGATGGATCTATATGGTGAAGACATGgtttcaaaaaatttgaaatatggaGAGAGGAAAGAGGTTGGGCCTGGGAGTTAGGGATAGTAGGAAAGTGATGTATAGCCTAGTGGTGGTAGGATCAAGACAGCGAAACCCTTTATGAGAGGGACTATAACCCAAGAAAATGCAAGGAATGCTACGAGGAGAAAGCTTGTTAGGCATATAATCACACAAGCAAGGATAAACATGACAACCAAAAGGATGaaaatttgcataatatggAGAGTAGCCGTATAGGATTTCAAATGGTGACTTACCTCCAAGAAGTGGAGTGGGCAACCGGTTGATAATATAGGCTGCAGTGCTGAAAGCGTCAACCCATAAACGAGGAGAAAGATGGGAGTGGAAAAGAAGGGCCAAATCAGTCTCAGTCACATGATGATGTTTTCTCTCAGCACGACCATTCTGAGCTGGTGTATATGGACAAGAGATTTGATGGTGGATGCCAGAATTACGTAAGTGAGTTTGGAAGCAAGAGCTAGTAAATTCGGTACCTCCATCACTTTGAAAAACCTTGATACTAGTAGAATGTTGATTTTCcacaaatttttgaaattgaagaaaaatgtcaaagaaattagatttaaatttcaaaagataaaaccaAGTGAATCGGgagtaatcatcaataaaaatgacATAATAAAGAAAACCCGGATTGGATTTGACGGGAGAAGGACCCCAAAGATCACAATGAATAAGATCTAACACATGCGATGACCTGCGTTCATTTTAGGAATAAGGTAATCGATGACTTTTCGCAAGTTGACATATACTACATAGTGAGGGAGAAGTTAATAAAGACGTAAGAGAAAgatgtccttttttatttaaaaaagaaataacagAATGATTCTCATGGCCTAGACGAGCATGCCATAAATCATATGAAGCACGaagagaattatttttaagaacaGAAAGAAAAGCAGAGTTGCCACGCTCCAACACATATAGCCCTTCATCTCTTTTACCAGTTGACACTACCCTTCCTGTTTGGCGATTCTGGACAGTAAAAAGATTATTAGTAAAAGTAACGGAGAGAGGAAAATCAGACGTTAATTTACTAATTGAAAGAAGATTTTTAGTGAGAGAAGGGACAACTAATACATCTAATAAGTGAATATTTGGAATAGGAGAAAGAGTACCAGTGTGGGTAATGGGTAGAGAGGCACCGTTTCCTACGATCATAGAGTCCTTACCCGTGTAATGTTAGGATTGATCCAAAATAGATGGATCGATTGTCATATGGGTTGAAGCCCCAGTGTCCAAAAACTAGTCAGCAGCCTTGGATCCAGAGAGGGAACAAGATGTGTTGAAGGCTTCAGCAAGATGAGTAGAGGAATCAGTCCGAGCATACTATTGGTTACAACGATCAGCATAATGGCCCTCCATGGGACAAATTTGACAGCGAGGTAGTCGACAACCCTGACCAGAATGAGTTCGTCCTCGGTTGGAAGGATTATTGCCATGAGGATGAGTACGACCTCGCTGGTTGCTACGAGAGGCAGAGAAAGTACCATGGAAATTACTGTGGCCACGATTAGTGGCTGTGAATGCCGCAGTAGTGGAGGCAGAAGATTCAAGGGATCGTTGGAACAACTCAAAACTTTCCGCTTTAGAAACTAAGTCTGCAAAACAGGGAAGCGGGGTGAGAGCCATCTGAGCAGTAGAGAAACTGGAAAAATTGGTGCCAAGACCGCGAAGGAACCAGTACACTTTGTCAGTCTCTTTGACGGGTCTTCCAATGGCATGAAGCTGGTCACAAAGTGTTTTGAAGGTACGGGCATATTCAACAACGGGTTTGGTGCCGCGTTTCATCATCTGCAAGTCATCCTTGAGTCACAGTTCACAGGCTTTCGAATGATAGCTAAATGTATTCTCCAATGCAAGCCAAACATCACAGACAGTAGAGAGACCAACAACGGCAACGATGGCTTCCTCGGTGAGAGAGGAAAGGAAGAGCCAGAGAAGACGTTGATCAGTTGCTTTCCATACCTAATATTTGGTGCTGAGTGTGGTAGAAGTTGTTGGTTCAAAACTGGGTGGTGGAACAATAGTTCCATCAACATAGCCCAACAAGTCTTGACTCTCAAGAAGAGGAAAAAGTTGGCTTTTCCAGAGAAGATAATTAGACGAAGAAAGCTTGATGATGATCATATGGATTAGGGTGTTGaaaggaagaagatgagaagaagaagattcagAAGCCATTGGAAAGAAAGGATCAAGGTTTTGCTAAATCAGACAGGCTCTTGATACCATGAGAATGTTAAACCACCACACTTGAAAGGGTGGTGAGAGTGTTCTATTTATAACCATTTACATAACTattacaaatcaaatcatatcaCACGAGAAAGGAAGGACTattacaaatcaaatcatatcaaaCGAGAAAGgaaataatgaatacaaaagaTTAGCATATAATCAAGGGTCATATATGGAAAACCTTAATTAAAGGCTACGTATCCTCAACATCTCCACTTAAATCCATGGGATTAAATTTCtacctacaatgaagataaccATTACACAGCTTTTATTGGTGTGCTTACTAGTGAAGTAAATCAGCCGATAGGTGCTTGTGCCTCGTAAAGATTATAAGGAAATATCTCTTTTAAAATTAATGCACTTCTATAACAATGAAGAATATTTTAAAGGTTTTTGTCAcctttgtaaaaattattttttgatgaGATCTTGAAAAACTATCTAGAGACTTAGATATAAATATTTAGATAGTTTTATGAAAAATCTAGAATAGCTTTAAAGTTCTAGATTATAACAGTATATATAGAAAATTCTAGAGATTACTTTGTAAATAATCCAATAATTCTAGCATCTTATATACACTACTGTAAATACATCTTATTAAGTTGTAACATTTGGATATCAAGTTCTGAATGAAGAAATCTTTCTTAGACTAGTCCTCCAACTTCTTACCATCCACATTCTATTCCTAATTCCTTAATTTAGCTTCACacatcaaagtttttttttataaatcataatttatttaaaaaaataagatgaatACAAAGCAATAGAGATAATGCGAcataatccttttttttattttaaataaagcgTCATAATCGAATAAAACAGTTGAACCCACTTAACAAGGTAATAAAACCAAATTGCATGTTGACATCCACCAATAGTGAACGTGGGGATTGCATAAGTAGACAAATGACTAAAGAATGGAATTACCACATCTAGAAATCAATCTAGTTGGCGCTAGAGAACATCAGGGGTTACATGCCTTAGTACAATCTAAATTTGAGTGTCATTTCTCCATAATCTATAGCGGTGTATGAGTTAAGAAATATATgacacaaaacaataaaagtaGATAAAACGGTTGAACTAACTTAATAAGCTAATAAAACTAAATAGCACCATGTCATCCACAGATAATGAATGCCGGGGGGATTACATAAGTGGACAAATGGCTAAAGAAAGGAATTACAACACAGAGGGACCAATCAACAAGGATGATCATCCATTCTAGTTGGCGCTAAAGAACATTAGGGTTACATGCCTTAGTGCAGTCCAAGTTTGGGTGTCATTTCTCCATAATATGCAACAATGTATGAGCTAAAAAGTATAGGACATAAAGCGACAAAACTGAATAAAACAATTGAACCAACTCAATGAgctaataaaatcaaatagcACCTTGACATCCACCAATATTGAACGTGGGGATTACATAAGTAAACAAATTGCTTAAGAAAAGAATTATAGCACCTGAGAACCAATTAATGAGGGTGATCATCCATTCTAGTTGCCGCTAGAGAATATCTCGGTAATTTGCAATAGTATATGAGCTTAGTACATGACacaaagcaataataataataatataaaaataatataattactaatattaatattaatattaacaaaatttgtacaaaataatcctagatatgtataaaaaaaattattatgattaattttatataataggacaaattagtaaaatacacATTACATCTTTCCTTACTCTTCCTCATCCCACCTTCTAACAAAAATTACCCCTCTATACTTTTTACATTCaaccaaatttaaatttttttcaaactctCTTCTCGTCTTCTTAATTTGTTTGAATTGATCTCCCCTAACTCCAATAGAAAAGATGGTGGGCACAATTATCTCTACCACCTAAAGAAGAtatcaagaagagaaagaatatTTATTACtctattttaaaagttttttttttgggtattatACATGACCATTTAAAAATTCTATGAGgcatttatatagtttttttaaatataattttacaaattatcTTTAacatattcttatatttttgaatattttttttaactggtTAGCTTGGGACAACAAGATTTTGACTCTTGAGAATCTAGCCTTGCGCAGATGTAACTATCTTCAGTCTACTACCTGTGTGTTG comes from Dioscorea cayenensis subsp. rotundata cultivar TDr96_F1 chromosome 15, TDr96_F1_v2_PseudoChromosome.rev07_lg8_w22 25.fasta, whole genome shotgun sequence and encodes:
- the LOC120277338 gene encoding heterogeneous nuclear ribonucleoprotein 1-like is translated as MESDHGKLFIGGISWDTNEDRLRDYFSRFGEVVEAVIMKDRTTGRARGFGFIVFADPAVAERVVMEKHMIDGRLVEAKKAIPRDDQNILGRQTSSVHGSPGPARTKKIFVGGLPSSITGDDFKKYFLQFGPISDVVVMYDHSTQRPRGFGFITFESEDSVDKALFKTFHELNGKMVEVKRAVPKELSPGPVIRSPFTGYNYGMHRINSFINGFPQGFSPSSLAGYGMRTEARFSPLASGRNGYPAFGAGYGMGMNFEPGFNSSFGGNSNYNNSVSYGRGLGAYYGGSPSRYASAIGYGGGNLGTGTGIGSIGRNVWGNGGLNFTTNSMNSSAYMTSGSGDLGAFGSSSLNWGGSSPPISAQGGVSNASYAGENLGFGSGGNSFGLGGNSFGRSSATVPATTSLNDPGDSYGGKYADLYGSSSVYGDPTWRSGSSDLDASGPFGYGLGGATSDVTTKDSAGYAAGYSVTNRQHNRGIAS